From Etheostoma cragini isolate CJK2018 chromosome 1, CSU_Ecrag_1.0, whole genome shotgun sequence, a single genomic window includes:
- the baz2ba gene encoding bromodomain adjacent to zinc finger domain protein 2B isoform X1: MESGERLASPAPTLSAARTSSPAASSSSSSSSSSSPAPHSKSSLAPSPSALGSTLSTSGRLFGAPGEQPFIGSTLSSAFPLVNHPAFGALYTTGAGRPEFGGLGSLGMSAALAAHPQLGALSAEWWRAAEAHGRGAAAFLPSFISFPPFFTPHLQPNHSASPVQIRMPGKNSHAPPKGVNGAVNGSGVCPPTTQSGSFSASPASVQASTKPTKKSDPSDSHRSSPKSNPELVEKPIHKTQKKQRKKPADTCVASNSESGTSSDSSSDGSLSSDLEDLAEDDEDDEDEDEDDEEEDKQSDMSDSEKRSRKRTKVLIPGTGTAKTDRPFSGELHDKKDTQAHKVSSNPPNLLPLPCSASPPALSQTALLAMHSSRSWTEGPQQHFSVIQSTGLAANSKPLALLSQPQRESSSPIALTTSPKALCSTASPKPPKLLPSSSPQHLPLSLCSSPKPRSVPSPPHSTLPLSTSAKPFGLTSSATSSQKSSLKPPRCTVPGSGKSNKKKQLEASLAQINEFRLKQTLMSQGQTFPAELKKQQQGPNKSPKRTSLSSSPLPPALPPPPQNNHSNLFLSSALLGLPEPHHPNGVIQSITQDAPLALITKPRKDSACHGKSPQCDSDAGSMPVNLSTGASRTQTTGQSGPPSQPSTTSPHATGHGSRKNKTTKGKGQTPGLGQTPGLGQADPLAAWKGFSQNHLVQSLVDLFRGGEPGIGIPGVGIPGVGIPGVGIPGTCNPTAGLPANKESDDSGDDDDDEDDDLEEEEEEEEDEEDSDDSLSESDSNSDSDISGKKVKELKLLPSGSSKKEMTPRRLTKGPELLNTSTNHTATSCSPLNLQVIKTPTMVTSSSALAYHSSPGSSSYSLASPLGLGKRKRVMDEKELMIPLELGWRRETRIKSVAGRSQGEVAYYGPCGKKLRQYPDVMKYLSRNGISGITRDNFSFSAKIRVGDFYEAREGPQGLQWSLLNEEEVIPHILAMEGRRGRPPNSDRQVAGEGGKGSRRRKGRPPNVGDPLVPEGPSPSEVKLLRKLEAQEIARQAAQMKLMRKLEKQAMARAAKEARKQQAIMAAEERRKQKEQIKILKQQEKIKRIQQIRMEKELRAQQILEAKRRKKEEAANAKILEAEKRIKEKELRRQQAEILKHQELERHRLDMVWERERRRQHIMLMKAVEARKKAEERERLRQEKRDEKRLNKERKLEQRRLELEIARELKKPNEDMCLSDHKPLPEFSRIPGLILPGRAVSNCLMLMQFLRGFGKVLGLDLNVDVPTLGMLQEGLLNVGDSMGQVQDLLVKLLSLAVCDPGLPPGQKTKTMLGDHLTNVGINRDNVSEVLQMYMGAHCANTELAPLALSLKTKAFQAHKPTQKASILGFLANELACSKAVISEIDKNLDQMANMRKDKVIMEGKLKKLKTIHAKRTGRREASMGVEENQSMGTPSSAAKRKRKLGGDSDDDDDDDDDSDDQAEDEEDEEEEEIKKVKKVETYDEDEVDQATSLEELEKQIEKLAKQHHQTRRKLFEISHSLRSMMYGQDRYRRRYWVLPHCGGVFIEAMESGEAPEELEEERQRRRRAAEEVQVKEEPQEIELQKENATNLDGQSIRTQGLEQENEEEKERKKNSTALFYQQPGCNSKLFTFRDDGKDFGKDTVMAEDKEIPRVRHNGSPVGTPVATSTVTSSSPIHSTSEPAVAKKTSFKDTTNIPPLASTSLSVPCLPVPHESPGNTPPTSSPYLSFQANDQLLRVLTERSGHWFSLLPRNPCDVTSITTIPPTAPRVSPQATSTPARPRSPPQSPALPLTPSAASASASPHHPAGLLNYPLSALQVKAGASLLGVSFGSWPCGMISPSLPLCSSPSPSPMLGHSLEGNTTASVSSKSESPLPRIEKTSSIPSPTLEMPKSLDHTIPRPIPDEMLTGWWRVSDIEELRALVGALHSRGMREKGLQRQMQKYTEIIPQVCTKHKDVAMIELHELEESQVSVESVRGWCVEEQAMEMDIAVLQQVEELERKVTAASLQVKGWTFPDPQSEREDLVYYEHKPFTKLTPASAHVGDKDPKEYLEERGEKGGVMRHLDNPLDIAVTRLADLERNIERRYLRSPLGTTIQIRLDNVGTVTVPAPAPSTSADREGGEEEVAHGMKVWRKALTEVRSAAQLAMCIQQLQKSIAWERSIMKVYCQMCRKGDNEDLLLLCDGCDKGCHTYCHKPKITCIPEGDWYCPACISKASGPSPKNRKPPNKPVASSAGGGKKGGEGKKNVKQAGNGEVPEEDPASASSTPKKAAKDTSRKRKTEENAPALPAANQESPVCVKRAKTARDNNRDLGLCRVLLAELERHQDAWPFLTPVNLKSVPGYRKVIKKPMDFSTIREKLVSSQYQNLETFIIDVNLVFDNCEKYNEDNSDIGRAGHNMRKFFEKRWTELLKQTN, translated from the exons GCCGTCTGTTTGGAGCACCAGGAGAGCAGCCCTTCATTGGCTCCACATTGTCAAGTGCCTTCCCTCTAGTCAACCACCCAGCCTTCGGAGCCCTCTACACTACCGGAGCAGGCAGGCCTGAGTTTGGAGGCCTGGGTTCCCTAGGCATGTCAGCTGCTCTGGCTGCCCACCCTCAACTGGGAGCTCTCTCTG CAGAGTGGTGGCGAGCTGCTGAAGCCCATGGACGGGGAGCTGCTGCCTTTCTACCCTCTTTCATAAGCTTCCCTCCATTCTTCACCCCTCACCTTCAGCCCAACCACAGCGCCAGCCCGGTTCAGATCAGGATGCCTGGCAAGAATAGCCATGCCCCACCCAAAG GGGTGAATGGGGCAGTGAATGGCAGCGGCGTCTGTCCTCCCACCACACAATCAGGGAGCTTTTCTGCGAGTCCGGCTTCTGTTCAGGCATCGACTAAGCCAACCAAAAAGTCAGACCCCTCTGATAGTCACCGTAGCAGCCCTAAGAGCAATCCAGAGTTGGTGGAAAAACCgatccacaaaacacagaag AAGCAACGGAAGAAGCCAGCAGACACTTGTGTGGCGAGCAACAGTGAGTCCGGCACATCCTCAGACAGCTCAAGTGACGGGTCCCTCAGCAGTGATCTGGAAGACTTAGCAGAGGATGACgaagatgatgaggatgaggatgaggatgacgAAGAAGAGGACAAACAGAGTGACATGTCGGACTCAGAGAAGCGGAGCAGGAAGAGAACAAAG GTTTTGATACCAGGTACTGGAACTGCAAAGACTGACAGACCATTCTCTGGGGAGCTCCATGACAAGAAAGACACCCAGGCTCACAAGGTCTCCTCCAACCCCCCTAACCTTTTGCCCTTACCCTGCTCTGCCTCCCCTCCTGCCTTGTCCCAAACGGCGCTGCTGGCCATGCACAGCTCCAGGTCCTGGACAGAGGGCCCACAGCAACACTTCAGTGTGATCCAGTCCACTGGCTTGGCTGCCAACTCAAAGCCCCTGGCACTCCTCTCTCAGCCCCAGAGGGAGTCTTCCTCCCCCATAGCCCTCACCACATCTCCAAAGGCACTCTGCAGCACTGCCTCTCCCAAACCTCCCAAACTGctgccctcctcctctccccagCACCTGCCCCTCTCCCTCTGCTCCTCCCCTAAGCCTCGCTCAGTCCCCTCTCCGCCCCACTCAACTCTCCCACTGTCTACCTCCGCAAAACCCTTTGGTTTGACCTCATCTGCAACAAGCTCCCAGAAGTCCTCACTGAAGCCACCTCGGTGCACTGTTCCTGGCTCGGGTAAATCCAACAAGAAGAAACAGCTGGAAGCTTCACTTGCGCAGATCAATGAGTTCAGGCTAAAACAG ACCCTCATGTCCCAAGGGCAGACGTTCCCAGCTGAGctgaagaagcagcagcaggggcCAAACAAGTCTCCCAAAAGGACGTCTCTGTCTTCATCGCCATTGCCACCCGCTCTGCCTCCTCCACCCCAGAACAATCACTCCAACCTCTTCCTCTCGAGTGCCCTGCTGGGGCTCCCTGAACCTCACCACCCCAATGGAGTCATCCAAAGCATCACTCAGGACGCACCTTTGGCCCTCATCACAAAACCTCGCAAAGACTCTGCCTGTCATGGCAAGTCCCCTCAGTGTGACTCTGATGCTGGGTCAATGCCTGTCAATCTGAGCACAGGGGCGAGCAGGACCCAAACTACTGGCCAATCTGGGCCACCTTCACAGCCCTCCACTACCTCACCCCATGCCACAGGCCATGGATCCAGAAAGAACAAGACCACTAAGGGTAAGGGACAGACACCAGGGCTGGGACAGACACCAGGGCTGGGACAAGCGGACCctttagctgcctggaagggtTTCTCTCAGAACCATCTGGTACAGTCTCTAGTAGATTTGTTCCGTGGAGGAGAGCCCGGGATCGGGATTCCTGGAGTTGGTATACCTGGAGTTGGAATTCCTGGAGTGGGGATCCCTGGGACATGTAACCCCACAGCTGGTCTTCCGGCTAACAAGGAATCTGATGACTcaggagatgatgatgatgatgaggatgacgaccttgaggaggaggaggaggaggaggaggatgaagaggattCAGATGATAGTCTTTCAG AGTCTGATAGCAATTCAGACAGCGACATCTCTGGGAAGAAAGTGAAGGAGTTAAAACTGCTGCCGTCTGGATCATCTAAGAAGGAGATGACTCCCCGTAGGCTAACCAAAGGCCCAGAACTACTGAACACCTCAACCAATCACACCGCCACCAGCTGCTCCCCTCTCAACCTACAGGTCATCAAAACTCCCACCATGGTCACCAGCTCCAGTGCCTTGGCCTATCACAGCTCTCCAGGCTCTTCCTCCTACAGCCTAGCATCTCCATTAG GCTtagggaagaggaagagggtgaTGGATGAGAAGGAGTTGATGATACCTCTGGAGTTGGG gtGGCGGAGAGAAACAAGAATCAAATCTGTGGCAGGGCGATCACAGGGAGAGGTGGCCTACTACGGCCCGTGTGGCAAGAAACTAAGGCAGTACCCAGATGTGATGAAG TATCTATCCAGAAATGGAATAAGTGGCATCACGCGCGATAATTTTAGCTTCAGTGCAAAGATAAGGGTTGGTGACTTCTATGAAGCCAGAGAAGGACCCCAG GGTTTACAATGGAGCCTGTTGAATGAAGAGGAGGTCATTCCTCATATTTTGGCGATGGAAGGCCGTAGGGGTCGCCCCCCTAATTCAGACCGCCAGGTAGCGGGCGAAGGTGGCAAAGGTTCCCGACGGAGGAAGGGACGGCCCCCTAATGTGGGCGATCCACTGGTGCCCGAGGGCCCCAGTCCCAGTGAAGTCAAACTCCTGCGCAAGCTAGAGGCTCAAG AAATAGCCCGACAGGCCGCCCAGATGAAACTGATGAGAAAACTGGAAAAGCAAGCAATGGCGCGTGCAGCCAAAGAAGCTCGGAAACAGCAAG CTATCATGGCAgcggaggagaggaggaagcagAAAGAGCAGATCAAGATCCTAAAGCAGCAG gaaaagATCAAGCGCATTCAGCAGATTCGGATGGAGAAGGAACTCAGGGCGCAGCAAATTTTGGAG GCCAAAcggagaaagaaggaagaagcCGCCAATGCCAAAATATTGGAGGCGGAAAAACGGATAAag GAAAAAGAGTTGAGGAGACAGCAGGCGGAGATTCTCAAACACCAG GAGTTGGAGAGGCATAGACTAGATATGGTATgg gagagagagaggaggaggcaaCATATAATGCTGATGAAGGCTGTTGAGGCTCGCAAGAAAGCAGAG GAGCGTGAGCGCTTGCGGCAGGAAAAAAGGGATGAGAAGCGACTGAACAAAGAGCGCAAACTGGAGCAACGAAGGCTGGAGCTGGAGATAGCGAGGGAACTGAAGAAGCCAAATGAAgacatgtgtctgtctgatCATAAG CCTCTCCCTGAGTTCTCCCGCATTCCTGGACTCATCTTACCAGGACGTGCCGTGTCTAACTGCCTGATGCTGATGCAGTTCCTGCGAGGCTTCGGGAAGGTTTTGGGGCTTGATTTGAATGTGGATGTGCCTACCCTGGGCATGCTACAGGAGGGCCTGCTCAATGTGGGGGACAGCATGGGCCAGGTTCAAGACCTTCTGGTCAAACTGCTTTCTCTGGCAGTCTGTGATCCCGGTTTGCCACCTGGACAAAAG ACAAAAACCATGCTGGGGGACCACCTGACCAATGTTGGCATCAACAGGGATAATGTGTCTGAGGTGCTACAGATGTACATGGGAGCCCATTGTGCCAATACTGAGCTGGCCCCTCTGGCCCTCAGTCTAAAGACCAAGGCCTTCCAGGCCCACAAGCCCACCCAGAAGGCCTCAATCCTGGGCTTCCTGGCTAATGAGCTGGCCTGCAGCAAAGCTGTTATCAG TGAGATTGACAAGAACCTGGATCAGATGGCAAACATGAGGAAGGACAAGGTCATCATGGAGGGAAAACTGAAGAA gTTGAAGACCATTCATGCCAAACGTACTGGGAGGAGGGAGGCCAGTATGGGGGTTGAAGAGAACCAGTCTATGGGCACTCCGTCCTCTGCCGCCAAACGCAAGAGGAAACTGGGCGGAGACAGcgacgatgatgatgacgacgatGACGACAGTGATGACCAGGCagaggacgaggaggacgaggaggaggaagaaattAAGAAGGTTAAAAAAGTGGAGACCTATGATGAG GATGAGGTTGACCAAGCCACCAGtctggaggagctggagaagcAGATAGAGAAATTAGCCAAG CAACATCATCAGACCAGGCGAAAGCTGTTTGAGATATCCCATTCTCTACGCTCCATGATGTATGGCCAGGACCGTTACCGCCGCCGGTACTGGGTGCTCCCCCACTGCGGAGGGGTCTTCATTGAAGCCATGGAGAGTGGAGAAG CTCCAGAGGAACTGGAGGAGGAGCgacagagaaggaggagagcgGCAGAGGAGGTCCAGGTCAAAGAGGAACCTCAGGAGATCGAGTTGCAGAAGGAGAACGCCACCAACCTCGATGGACAGAGCATTAGAACACAAGGCTTGGAGCAAGAGAAcgaggaggaaaaggagaggaagaaaaactcCACGGCCCTCTTCTACCAGCAGCCGGGCTGTAATTCCAAACTGTTCACATTCCGGGATGACGGCAAGGACTTTGGCAAAGACACTGTAATGGCAGAGGACAAGGAGATTCCCCGTGTGAGACATAACGGCAGCCCTGTGGGCACTCCTGTTGCAACAAGCACGGTAACATCATCCTCCCCCATTCACAGTACCTCTGAGCCGGCAGTAGCAAAAAAAACCTCTTTTAAAGACACTACAAACATCCCTCCCCTAGCCTCAACCTCTTTATCTGTCCCGTGCCTGCCAGTCCCACATGAAAGCCCAGGGAACACTCCTCCAACCTCATCTCCGTACTTGTCATTCCAAGCCAACGACCAGCTACTCAGAGTCTTGACAGAGAGGAGTGGACACTGGTTCAGTCTGCTCCCTCGCAACCCCTGTGACGTCACTTCCATCACCACAATTCCTCCCACAGCGCCCCGTGTGTCTCCCCAGGCGACCTCTACCCCAGCCAGGCCAAGATCCCCACCTCAGTCCCCTGCCCTGCCTCTCACCCCTTCTGCTGCTTCAGCCTCAGCCAGCCCGCACCACCCAGCTGGCCTCCTCAACTACCCACTATCCGCCCTGCAG gtGAAGGCTGGTGCTTCATTGCTAGGAGTTTCTTTCGGAAGCTGGCCCTGTGGCATGATAAGTCCCAGCCTGCCTCTGTGCAGCAGCCCTAGTCCCAGCCCCATGCTGGGTCACTCTCTGGAGGGCAACACGACAGCAAGTGTCTCCAGCAAAAGTGAATCCCCTTTACCTCGCATTGAAAAAACCTCATCCATCCCCTCTCCTACCCTAGAGATGCCCAAATCCCTGGACCACACCATACCTCGGCCTATTCCAGATG AGATGCTGACAGGGTGGTGGCGGGTGTCTGACATCGAGGAGCTGAGGGCTTTAGTCGGTGCTCTCCACAGCCGAGGCATGAGGGAGAAGGGCCTACAGAGGCAAATGCAGAAATACACAGAGATCATCCCCCAGGTCTGCACCAAACACAAAGATG TGGCCATGATCGAGCTCCATGAGCTGGAGGAGAGCCAGGTCAGTGTGGAGTCTGTGCGGGGCTGGTGTGTTGAGGAGCAGGCGATGGAGATGGACATTGCCGTGCTGCAACAGGTAGAGGAGCTGGAGAGGAAGGTGACTGCAGCCAGCCTGCAGGTCAAG GGCTGGACATTTCCGGACCCTCAATCTGAGCGAGAGGACCTGGTGTATTACGAGCACAAACCCTTCACCAAATTAACGCCAGCGTCTGCACACGTGGGAGACAAGGACCCCAAGGAGTATCTGGAGGAGCGGGGGGAGAAGGGCGGGGTGATGCGTCACCTGGACAACCCGCTGGACATAGCAGTGACACGTCTGGCTGATCTGGAGCGCAACATCGAGAGAAGGTACCTGAGGAGCCCCTTAGGTACCACCATTCAGATCAGGCTGGATAATGTCGGTACGGTCACTGTCCCTGCCCCCGCCCCATCCACTAGTGCTGACAGGGAAGG CGGTGAAGAGGAGGTGGCCCATGGTATGAAGGTGTGGAGGAAGGCGCTGACTGAAGTGCGTAGTGCTGCTCAGTTGGCCATGTGTATTCAACAACTGCAGAAGTCTATCGCCTGGGAGAGGTCAATTATGAAAGTG tATTGCCAGATGTGCAGGAAGGGGGACAACGAGGACCTTCTCCTGCTGTGTGATGGCTGTGATAAAGGCTGCCACACTTACTGTCACAAACCCAAGATCACCTGTATCCCAGAGGGAGACTGGTACTGCCCGGCCTGCATATCCAAG GCAAGTGGCCCATCtcccaaaaacagaaaacctcCAAACAAACCTGTAGCATCCAGCGCAGGAGGTGGTAAGAAAGGTGGAGAGGGGAAGAAGAACGTGAAGCAGGCAGGTAACGGGGAAGTACCGGAGGAGGACCCGGCCAGCGCCAGCAGCACACCCAAGAAAGCAGCAAAAGACACCAGCAGGAAGAGGAAAACAGAAGAGAACGCACCTGCTCTGccagcagccaatcaggagagccctgtgtgtgtgaagcGAGCCAAGACAGCTAGAGACAACAACAGGGATCTGGGGTTATGCAG GGTACTCCTTGCTGAGTTGGAGCGGCATCAGGATGCATGGCCTTTTCTCACACCTGTCAACCTGAAATCGGTCCCTGGCTACAGGAAGGTCATCAAGAAACCGATGGACTTCTCCACCATACGGGAGAAGCTTGTGAGCAGCCA gtaTCAAAACCTGGAGACTTTCATCATTGATGTCAACTTGGTCTTTGATAACTGTGAAAAATACAATGAAGACAATTCGGACATTGGTCGAGCTGGTCATAACATGAGGAAGTTCTTTGAGAAGCGCTGGACTGAGCttctgaaacaaacaaactaa